The following coding sequences lie in one Armatimonadia bacterium genomic window:
- the uvrC gene encoding excinuclease ABC subunit UvrC yields the protein MPEPTETIQKKLPLVPDLPGAYLMRDAEGEIIYVGKARSLRKRLRQHFRENAAQYGWTEQLYANAVDFEYTVTDSELEAFILEANLIKEHRPKYNIRLTDDKSYPYLKLTDDLYPRLMVLRDLPRNAHLPGDQRRNPRFHDPKRHEVYRPDPGRIFGPYPDANSMWRILRLVPQLFGLRSCRRNLDGTLNGKPCLNFHIGRCLGPCRGREDVTPEAYDEAVRETTRFLEGRSGEIARDLEAQMKAAAANLEFERAAKLRDKLKAVHRATEEQVMVATENRDQDVIAAAIDGDRSLVVLFQVRGGRLVKQDQYVFGHVSGRTLSEVLDAFLVQQYSRATHVPAEVLLSEEVEDMDAWAELLTEARGANVRLHRPQRGEKRKLTELATKNAQVGLAAVAKSRAEQHRAIQQALGDLAEALGMEAPPRRIECYDISTTQGRDSTGSQVTFSDGLPDKRSYRRYRIRLQQGKPDDYAMMGEMLRRRLRNGLAGDPKFTPLPDLLMVDGGKGQLNVAVEVLEELGLGDLPVASLAKQEEEVFVPGRSEPVEMTDHQTARFLLQRLRDEAHRFAITHHRGLRDAQMTRSALDEVPGIGPARRTALLKRFTSVQEMARASVEELAAVPGMSRAAAEALLRHLTRVVEE from the coding sequence GTGCCCGAACCGACTGAGACCATCCAGAAGAAGCTACCGTTAGTGCCTGACCTGCCCGGCGCCTACCTGATGCGGGACGCCGAGGGCGAGATCATCTACGTGGGGAAGGCGCGGAGCCTGCGCAAGCGGCTGCGCCAGCACTTCCGTGAGAACGCCGCGCAGTATGGCTGGACGGAGCAGCTCTACGCGAACGCAGTCGACTTCGAGTACACGGTCACGGATTCCGAGTTGGAGGCCTTCATCCTTGAGGCCAACCTCATCAAGGAGCACCGGCCGAAGTACAACATCCGGCTCACCGACGACAAGAGCTACCCCTACCTCAAGCTCACCGACGACCTCTACCCGCGGCTGATGGTCCTTCGCGACTTGCCGCGGAACGCCCACCTTCCCGGCGACCAGCGGCGCAATCCGCGCTTTCACGATCCGAAGCGCCATGAGGTGTACCGTCCCGATCCCGGACGCATCTTCGGGCCCTACCCTGACGCGAACTCGATGTGGCGAATCCTGCGACTGGTACCGCAGCTCTTTGGCCTGCGGAGCTGCCGGCGGAACCTCGACGGGACGCTGAACGGGAAGCCTTGCCTCAACTTCCACATCGGCCGCTGTCTGGGGCCCTGTCGTGGGAGAGAGGACGTGACTCCGGAGGCCTACGACGAGGCTGTCCGCGAGACGACACGCTTCCTTGAGGGACGCTCCGGGGAGATCGCCCGGGACCTTGAGGCGCAGATGAAGGCGGCGGCTGCGAACCTGGAGTTCGAGCGGGCCGCAAAGCTGCGCGACAAGCTCAAGGCCGTCCATCGGGCCACCGAGGAGCAGGTCATGGTGGCCACCGAGAACCGCGATCAGGACGTGATCGCTGCCGCCATCGACGGCGACCGGTCCCTGGTGGTGCTGTTCCAGGTGCGCGGAGGCCGCCTGGTCAAGCAGGACCAGTACGTCTTCGGGCACGTGTCCGGGCGCACGCTGAGTGAGGTCCTCGACGCCTTCCTCGTGCAGCAGTACTCGCGGGCGACCCATGTCCCGGCGGAGGTGCTGCTCTCCGAGGAAGTCGAGGACATGGACGCCTGGGCCGAGTTGCTCACCGAGGCGCGGGGTGCAAACGTTCGCCTGCATCGGCCCCAGCGAGGGGAGAAGCGCAAGCTCACTGAGCTGGCCACCAAAAACGCACAGGTGGGCCTGGCTGCCGTCGCCAAGAGTCGCGCGGAGCAACATCGCGCCATTCAGCAGGCTCTGGGTGACCTGGCCGAGGCCCTGGGGATGGAAGCTCCGCCGCGGCGAATTGAGTGCTACGACATCTCGACGACCCAGGGTCGCGACTCGACCGGCTCGCAGGTCACCTTCAGCGACGGACTCCCTGACAAGCGCTCCTATCGCCGCTATCGAATCCGTCTCCAGCAGGGCAAGCCCGACGACTACGCCATGATGGGGGAGATGCTCCGGCGGCGGCTGCGCAACGGTCTCGCCGGCGATCCCAAGTTCACCCCGCTTCCGGACCTGCTGATGGTTGACGGAGGCAAGGGCCAGCTGAACGTAGCTGTCGAGGTCCTGGAGGAACTCGGTCTGGGCGACCTTCCTGTGGCGTCTCTCGCCAAGCAGGAGGAGGAGGTCTTCGTCCCCGGGCGCTCAGAGCCCGTGGAGATGACCGACCACCAGACGGCGCGGTTCCTGCTGCAGCGTCTGCGTGACGAGGCCCACCGGTTCGCCATCACTCATCACCGGGGCCTGCGGGACGCGCAGATGACCCGGTCGGCGCTGGATGAGGTGCCCGGCATTGGCCCGGCACGACGGACGGCGCTACTCAAGCGCTTCACTTCGGTGCAGGAGATGGCACGGGCTTCGGTCGAGGAACTGGCGGCGGTGCCGGGGATGAGTCGCGCGGCCGCCGAGGCCTTACTGCGGCATCTCACCAGGGTCGTCGAGGAATAG
- the uvrB gene encoding excinuclease ABC subunit UvrB has translation MGEFKVVSEYEPAGDQPQAIEDLTSGVGTGRRQQILLGITGSGKTYTVAKVIERVQLPTLVIAHNKTLAGQLCSEFRDFFPNNAVEYFVSYYDYYQPEAYLPQTDTYIEKDSQINEEIDRLRHSATQAVMTRRDVVVVASVSCIFGLGSPDQYEEITLRLKRGDHLDRDAILKQLVSMQFTRNDLALERGTFRVRGDVVEVHAMDEDAITRIELFGDEIDRIVVLDPVTGELMEEKQALIVFPASHYVASRARIDAALVSIEEELEQRLESFHSQGRVLEAQRLEQRTRYDLEMIREIGYCNGIENYSRHFDGRQAGQPPYTLLDYFPSDYLMVVDESHQTIPQIRAMLQGDRSRKDSLVKFGFRLPSAYDNRPLTFDEWEQRINRVIYTSATPGPYELSHASGIAELIVRPTGLVDPPVEVRPTQGQVDDLIAEIRKRIALDQRILVTTLTKRMAEDLTDYLAEIGIRVHYLHSEVDTLDRHELLRDLRLGEYDVLVGINLLREGLDLPEVSLVAILDADREGFLRSETSLIQIMGRAARHLDGRVIMYADEMTRSMKAAIGESDRRRKKQVAYNEAHGITPQGVRKAVRDTLRATQEQTKRAVAAVAPDDLAGGLEKEDLTSIIVALETEMAEAAENLEFERAAQLRDEIRELKTLVEG, from the coding sequence GTGGGCGAGTTCAAGGTGGTGTCGGAATACGAGCCGGCGGGCGATCAGCCGCAGGCCATCGAGGACCTGACGTCCGGCGTCGGCACCGGGAGAAGGCAGCAGATTCTGCTCGGAATCACGGGGTCGGGCAAGACCTACACGGTCGCCAAGGTCATTGAGCGCGTACAGCTCCCGACCCTGGTGATAGCCCACAACAAGACGCTCGCCGGCCAGCTCTGCTCCGAGTTCCGCGACTTCTTCCCCAACAACGCCGTCGAGTACTTCGTCAGCTACTACGACTACTACCAGCCCGAGGCCTACCTGCCGCAGACAGACACCTACATCGAGAAGGACTCGCAGATCAATGAGGAGATCGACCGCCTGCGCCATTCTGCGACACAGGCGGTCATGACCCGGCGCGACGTGGTGGTGGTCGCCTCGGTCTCCTGCATCTTCGGCCTCGGGTCGCCAGACCAGTACGAGGAGATCACACTCCGCCTGAAGCGTGGCGACCACCTCGACCGTGATGCAATCCTCAAGCAACTTGTGAGCATGCAGTTCACGCGGAATGACCTTGCGCTGGAGCGAGGGACCTTCCGCGTGCGCGGTGATGTCGTCGAGGTCCACGCGATGGATGAGGACGCCATCACACGCATCGAGCTCTTCGGCGACGAGATCGATCGAATCGTCGTTCTGGACCCTGTGACCGGCGAGCTGATGGAGGAGAAGCAGGCGCTGATCGTCTTCCCGGCGTCGCACTACGTCGCCTCGCGGGCACGGATCGACGCGGCGCTGGTGTCCATCGAGGAGGAGCTCGAGCAGCGCCTGGAGTCCTTCCACTCCCAGGGCCGTGTGCTGGAGGCCCAGCGGCTGGAGCAGCGAACCAGGTACGACCTCGAGATGATCCGCGAGATCGGCTACTGCAACGGCATTGAGAACTACTCGCGCCACTTCGACGGTCGCCAGGCGGGGCAGCCACCCTACACCTTGCTGGACTACTTCCCGAGTGACTACCTGATGGTCGTCGACGAGTCGCACCAGACGATCCCGCAGATACGCGCGATGCTTCAGGGCGACCGGTCGCGCAAGGACAGCCTGGTCAAGTTCGGCTTCCGGCTACCCTCAGCCTACGACAACCGGCCGCTCACCTTCGATGAGTGGGAGCAGCGCATCAACCGCGTCATCTACACCTCGGCAACGCCCGGACCCTATGAGCTGAGCCATGCGTCGGGGATCGCCGAGCTCATCGTGCGCCCCACAGGGCTTGTCGACCCGCCGGTCGAAGTCCGCCCGACTCAGGGCCAGGTCGACGACCTCATCGCCGAGATCCGTAAGCGAATCGCCCTCGACCAGCGGATACTGGTGACCACCCTGACGAAACGCATGGCCGAGGACCTCACCGACTACCTCGCGGAGATCGGGATCCGCGTGCATTACCTTCACAGCGAAGTGGATACCCTCGATCGCCATGAGCTGCTGCGCGACCTGCGCCTTGGCGAGTATGACGTGCTCGTCGGCATCAACCTCCTGCGTGAGGGCCTTGACCTGCCCGAGGTTTCACTGGTGGCGATCCTCGATGCAGACCGCGAGGGCTTCCTGCGTTCCGAGACCTCGCTGATCCAGATAATGGGCCGCGCTGCGCGTCATCTCGACGGCCGGGTCATCATGTATGCCGACGAGATGACCCGTTCCATGAAGGCTGCGATTGGCGAGTCGGATCGCCGCCGCAAGAAGCAGGTCGCCTACAATGAGGCCCATGGGATCACCCCGCAGGGCGTCCGCAAGGCCGTTCGCGACACCCTTCGTGCCACGCAGGAGCAGACAAAGCGCGCCGTGGCTGCGGTCGCTCCGGATGACCTCGCCGGCGGCCTCGAGAAGGAAGACCTGACCTCGATCATCGTCGCGCTGGAGACGGAGATGGCGGAGGCTGCGGAGAATCTGGAGTTCGAGCGCGCGGCCCAGTTGCGCGACGAGATCAGAGAGCTCAAGACCCTGGTGGAAGGATAG